The genomic stretch TTCAGTACGACAACAAGAGGAAGCTGATCTGCGTCATTTGCGACGGTGTCATTGTCGGTGAAGGCAACGACCGGCCCACCCCCAAGATCGTCTTGGATATTCTCGGTGTCGACCCCAAGACAGATCCTCCCGCCCTGCCTTTCAAGTCCGTCGGTGCGGGCAGCGAACAGCTCAACTATGGCAAGGTCTACTCTGGTCTCTACGAGTACGAAGGCAACGTGGTCCCCTATCTTGTGGTTGTCAAGGTTGGCAAGCCCTCTGAGCAGAACAAGACCAAGCCCGGTAATCGTGGCAAGCGTGACTCGCAGATTCTGCTGATGAGCTTCCTCAACCGTGTTCATCACCGCGCCCCTATGAGCCCGCTCGAGTTGGAGATGTTCCACCAGATCAACAATGTTATCGGTGTGGATCCTGAGTTGTACGAGTATCTCTTCATGGTTGATGCCGATACCTGCGTCCGGGAAGACTCTCTGAACCGTCTTGTTGCCGCTTGTGCCAATGACGCCAAGATTGCTGGTATCTGCGGTGAGACGAGCTTGCAGAATGAGGAGCGTTCGTGGTGGACTATGATTCAGGTTTATGAGTACTACATCTCCCATCATCTCGCCAAGGCTTTCGAGTCTCTCTTCGGCAGCGTTACCTGTCTACCGGGCTGGTATGTTTTTCTTCATTGAGTGCTGTTCGTGGATTTTTGCTAACAATATCCCAGCTTCACCATGTACCGTCTTCGCACCGCTGACCGTGGCAAGCCCTTGATCATTTCCGACGAGGTCATCCGCGACTACAGCGACTGCCACGTCGACACCCTGCACAAGAAGAATCTGCTCTCTCTCGGTGAGGATCGTTACCTCACCACACTCATGACCAGATATTTCCCCTACATGTCCTACAAGTTCATCCCCGACGCCTACTGCCAAACCGCCGCCCCCGACAAATGGTCCGTTCTCCTGTCTCAGCGTCGTCGTTGGATCAACTCGACCATCCACAACCTGGTCGAGCTGATGTTCCTCCCCGAGATGTGCGGCTTCTGTTTCTTCTCCATGCGcttcgtcgtcttcatcgATCTCACCGGtaccatcatcctccccgccaCCTGCGTCTACCTCGGCTGGCTTTTGTACACGGTCATCTCCGGCACCGGCCAGTTCCCCTTGatctccatcatcatgttGGCAGCCGTGTACGgcctccaagccctgatTTTCATCCTCAAGCGTCAATGGCAGCACGTAGGCTGGATGATCATTTACATCCTCGCCTTCCCAATCTACTCCTTCATCCTCCCAATCTACTCATTCTGGAACCAGGACAACTTCACCTGGGGCAACACCCGCATCGTCATTGGGGAATCGGGCAAAAAGCAAGTCGTCGCCGTCGACGACGAGGGCTTTGACCCTCgctccatccccctccaacgGTGGGACGACTACGCGACCATGAACGGCCTCCCAGGCCGCCGCGGCTACAACGGGGAGAAGGTCATGGACGAGAACATGAACGTCTTCAACGAGCAATACGAAATGGACGACATGAAGTCAGTCTACTCCTCCATCCGCCAGCCCTCCGTCCTGACTGGTCTCCCCGGTCGCGGTGCGGGCGCTTACATGCCCCCCACCCCGAGCACGCCTTTCACTCCCGGCGGCCCAATGACCCGCACCAGCACCTTTGCCGGCGCAACCCCTTACTCTGACAACCCCCTCGCCCACCGGCAGTCAATGCTATCAATGGGCACCGCGGCAGAAATGCAACGCAGAcactccaactccccctATCAAGACTACCCCGGCTCTCGCCCAAGCATGACCAACCTCCGCACTATGACAGGAACCCCGCCAATAGGCGGCGGTGGTAACCTCGCCGTCCCGGGGGGTCTCGCGGGCAATAGGATGTCCACCGGCACTATGCTCTCTGGCGGGCCAAGCAGACTGGGCATGCACTCGGACCTCGGGCACGCCTCCACCGGGTCCTTTGACTTCCAGCGGGGCTTGGGTCAGGGCCCAGACGAGCAGGCGATTGTGGAAGCTATCCGGAGtgtgatgagggaggtggacTTGGACAATGTGACCAAGAAGCAGGTCAGGGCGTTGGTCGAGCAGAGGCTGCAGTGCGAGATTACAGGGGTGAAGAGGACGTTTATGGATAAGGAGATTGATAATGAGCTGGCTGCTATGTAATAAAAGGGGTGTGTGGAtgttggttggggatgagtaagagaagaaaaaaaaatgtttAGGATGTCGCGATATAAGGTGTTATTttggaagggaggggggttattttttcttttcacaCATCGTCTTGGATATTTTACTAGTTGTTTTTTTGTCTGTTTTTTGTTGATTATTGTCAATCTCTTTGCTGGGGGTACTATTAATAagaatcatcatcatatTATATCATGCCATCAATCATTGCAAAGCACCTAGTATATTTACCAGTTGTCACGCTTCGTCATCACACCCATGTCTTTTGCTTCGGGGGTTACTTCCACAAGACACCATCAGCGGCCCTTCATTACCAtgtccatcatcaacaaacagCGCCCAATTCACCTCATCGGAAATCTCACCTGTTTGGTCTCTGCCACAGGTAGTCATCAATGATCAAAATTCACAACTCGAAAATGACCATGGCCATGGTTCCTGCCGGGACCGAATCAACCATCTCGGTATCAACTCCCCAATTTTTATGCAGCAAGAAAATCAAGAAAAAAGGATTACATCATCCAACAAAACCTCCTCTTCGGTCCCGACCCGACGACCATGAAATCGTGAAACAAAACGTGGCAGACACCATGGTGACGGTTGCCCAGACAGGGTGGTGAAATGACAATGACATCGGTTTCATTCATTTCCCACGTGGAGAtcggggaggaagagacggACGGGCCGGCCGAcaacgacgatgatgatgtgtggGACGATGGGTTTGAGGGCCATATCGAGACGGAGCGGGTACCTGAGAGGTGTGTGACGGGTCGGTGTGGCCGATGATGGTAGGTGACGAGATGCGATGGCAGAGGAGTTCTTTGTGGAAAGGACTGGCAGGCTGTTCGGCAATCTTGGAGGTGAGAGAGATCAGAGCGATGAATGAAGAGGCATCGGTACTGTTATATGAGGTCAGTACGTTGGAGGGAGCTATATTCAAGGAATGATTGCCTATGGGGGTAGGTCTGATATGATGTTCTACCTGTACTGGGAAGGAACCGGAAGCGAGTGGCGTTGGGGAGCACCTTCCTTTTCTATGGACTGGTAGCAGATTGGGAAGGCACATGTGGAGTTTGAGGGAAGGAGCTCCCGACTATCACTCGATATCAATTTGTAATGGCATCTTCTAAGTTCATGCAATAGCTGATGCCAACTGCATCGCCTGCGGACGTAGACACGACGAGAATAGCCATCCGACAAGACCAAAAGTGGCAGCCCATGCTCTGAGAGAAAGAGGGGATGGTTCGGGACACCAGGTACGAATACGCTGCGATTATTCGAGCAAAGACAAAAGAAGAGGTTATCGTCATCCGGGGAGACGGCAGAACCGAACTGGCATTGGAGGGTTTGCGGCTCACCCGATGGGCAGGAGTTTAACCTCTACTGCTAGTTCTATTAGACGATGTCAACGTCATGGCTCTCAAACTCGTCGAACTTTCGACGCAGGAGCGGGTCGAGATCAAAACATGATAATGCTAGAGATTACTATCGGCTGGCTTTGTTGGAGACCAAAGGGAGGGTGGATGTGGCGTAGACTCGCTCATTCATGGCTAGGGAGCCGCCATAAAGAGAGGAGCGGGATACTCGAAACCTGATATCAGGGGTTAAACGCATAGTGACAACTTCTTTGTCGACCACCAGCTTCCTCCGTCTCCACTACACATTTCATCAAGATTTAAGTTCTgtctcctcaccatcccacGTGGCCATGAATGATGCTCGTTGGGTCCAAGGGGGTTCATCTGATCCAGCTGAACTAGTTCGGACCAGCAACACACAGCCTTGATCGATTCTACGGGGTAAGGTATTCAACACTCAAAAGGAAGGATGCATTCCACTGAGCCTTCGCCAACCGAGAGGGGGCGCGCCAGACTTCCGTCTCTCGCTCAGGCTATTGGTActtgggatgaggaggttgatcaCCACATCAACAGTCACCTCAAAGGTCATGCCAACAGCCAGGTTGCCAAGGCCAACGGCAAGACTGCTGCGAGGCCAAATGCACCCAAAAAGTCACACACCTACGACTGTTCCCGGTCACAACTTCCCGGGACTGCTGCCCCGGTGACGGCGCCCTCTTTCAGGGCGAACAGCTATGTAGCAGCTGTCCAAAGCCTCGACCCCCGACCGCTCCAGCAGCTGCACAACGAGCGGTCCTACCTCGTCTACAACCTCCAAAAGCAGGGCCAACGTGCCACCCGGCTCTTCCAAAAGTATGCCGCTCTCGAGGCCCTCATGTCGGGCAACCAGACACccgccgaggccaagaagtCAAAAAGGGAGATGTCCTCTCTCAAGAACAAGATCAGCGAAAGCACCCAGCAAGAGCAGCTTATCCTCATCCGCCTCGGCGAGCTCCACATTGAGCTCCAAAATCGAGACCGCTGGATGCAAGTCCAccagcctctccctcctcagctGCTCCCCATCATGCAGCAATACCCCCCCATTCTCGCTGCGGCTACCGCCGGCGTGCATTACCATCCCCAAGGGCAATACTACGAAGAGACCCCCTTGACCGCCACCGCGGCCCCCTTCTCTcccgggggaggagaagagtaCTTTTACGAGAACGAGGAGATCTACGAAGAAGACGACCCAGGCCAACCCACCGCCCTGGACCCAATGTCCCCTTGCTTCACCCCCGCGGTGCAATTCTCAGAAGACATCTGGTCCCGCTCACTCCGGCCCACCTCTGACAATCATGGTCTTGAGGAAATCGGCCCCAAGACTGCGATTCCCGAACCgggctcttcctcctctgcgACTACAGAAGAGTCCGATATCCCAGGGCAGTCAACGCCCATCAAGCAAGAGGAGCTGGAGTCCTACCCCGGAACTGAGACCGATAATGACGCTCCTATTCCCCCTACTGCTA from Podospora pseudopauciseta strain CBS 411.78 chromosome 3, whole genome shotgun sequence encodes the following:
- a CDS encoding hypothetical protein (EggNog:ENOG503P8E0), with product MHSTEPSPTERGRARLPSLAQAIGTWDEEVDHHINSHLKGHANSQVAKANGKTAARPNAPKKSHTYDCSRSQLPGTAAPVTAPSFRANSYVAAVQSLDPRPLQQLHNERSYLVYNLQKQGQRATRLFQKYAALEALMSGNQTPAEAKKSKREMSSLKNKISESTQQEQLILIRLGELHIELQNRDRWMQVHQPLPPQLLPIMQQYPPILAAATAGVHYHPQGQYYEETPLTATAAPFSPGGGEEYFYENEEIYEEDDPGQPTALDPMSPCFTPAVQFSEDIWSRSLRPTSDNHGLEEIGPKTAIPEPGSSSSATTEESDIPGQSTPIKQEELESYPGTETDNDAPIPPTAIRVTTTTTTTTRQEEDPESSGEEVVNVNDSTWATEEDDSEPEDVNAWKKKLKRLSHHAVPLALRARDKRMSLPSLKDLWPRSRKNSLAS